The following is a genomic window from Prevotella nigrescens.
GCAAGGTAGGCATCATCTTCTTATCGCTCATTTCTTTCCTTTTATCTTTCCCAAATATGGGTTTACCAATCTATTTCGTCCAATCCCTGCTGCTTTAAATAAGCGTTGCAACGTGAGAATTGGTGCTGACCGAACCAGCCACCTCTATTTGCCGACAGCGGAGAGGGGTGCACCGATTCGATAATACAATGGCGATTGGCATCTATCAATCGCTTTTTCGAGCGGGCAAAACCACCCCAAAGCATAAAGACAACGTGTTCGCGATGGGCACTGAGTGCCTCGATAGCGGCGTCTGTGAAGTTCGCCCAACCTAAAGTTTGATGACTGTTGGCTATATGTGCACGCACCGTCAGCGTGGCATTCAGCAGCAATACGCCTTGTTTCGCCCAACGTGTTAGGTCGCCCGATGTGGGTATGGGTTTGCCAAGGTCGTTTTGTATCTCTTTATAAATGTTTTGAAGCGACGGCGGCAGCATTATTCCTTCGGGTACAGAGAAGCTCAAACCCATAGCTTGTCCTTGCTCGTGGTAAGGGTCTTGCCCAAGAATAACCACTTTAACCTTGTCGAACGGACAAAGATTAAAAGCATTGAAAACAAGTTTTCCCGGTGGAAAGCACAAGCTGTTCCTATACTCGTTGCGCACACTTTCGGTGAGTTGGGTGAAGTAAGGTTTCGTAAACTCCCTCTCCAAGTGTTGTTTCCAAGAAGCCTCAATATCTACCATAACATTTTCTTAGATACAATTCAGCCCTATCAGGCATAAGTCTGATAGGGCTAAACCATTGTTTTTATCTTTATTTATCTTCTATCAAGCATTCGCCTGTCATCTCTTCGGGTTGTTCCAAGCCCATAATGTGGAGAATAGAAGGCGCAACATCAGCCAACCGTCCCGACTTTACACGAGCCGAATTGTTGTCGGTAACGTATATAAAAGGCACAGGGTTCAACGAGTGTGCCGTATTTGGCGAACCGTCTTCGTTCAGCGCATTGTCGGCATTACCGTGGTCGGCAATGATGATAGCTTCATAATCGTTCGCCTTTGCAGCTTCGATAACTTCCTTCACACAGTTGTCTACCGCATGAACGGCTTTCGCAATGGCGTTCATAACGCCTGTATGACCTACCATATCGCCATTGGCAAAGTTCACAACAATAAAGTCGTACTCCGCTGTATTGATGGCTGCAACTAACTTATCCTTTACTTCGAAGGCGCTCATCTCAGGTTTCAGGTCGTAAGTAGCAACCTTTGGCGATGCCACCAAGATGCGGTCTTCGCCTTCGAAAGGCTCTTCGCGACCACCATTGAAGAAGAATGTAACGTGCGCATACTTCTCTGTTTCAGCCGTATGCAGCTGTTTCTTGCCTTGCTTACTTAGATATTCGCCAAGCGTCATGGCTACATTCTCTTTCGGGAACAAGATGTGTACGCCCTTAAAGTGTGCATCGTATGGTGTCATACAGTAATATTGCAAGTCCTTTATGGTGTGCATGCCCTGGTCGGGCATATCTTGCTGCGTAAGAACGTAGGTAAGTTCCTTAGCACGGTCGTTACGATAGTTAAAGAAAATAACCACATCGCCCTCGCCAATTGTTCCATTTACATTTGCATTGTTAATTGGCTTGATGAACTCATCGGTAACTCCGTCGGCATAACTTTCCTTTACTGCTTTCACCATATCGGTGGCTTGCTTTCCCTTTGCCTCGACAAGCAGATCGTAAGCCTCTTTCACACGTTCCCAACGCTTATCGCGATCCATTGCGTAGAAGCGACCAACGATAGATGCTATGTGCGCATCGTTCTTGTCGCAGGTCTTCTGAATGTCGGCAATAAAGCCTGCACCACTTTCAGGGTCGGTATCGCGAC
Proteins encoded in this region:
- the ung gene encoding uracil-DNA glycosylase — translated: MVDIEASWKQHLEREFTKPYFTQLTESVRNEYRNSLCFPPGKLVFNAFNLCPFDKVKVVILGQDPYHEQGQAMGLSFSVPEGIMLPPSLQNIYKEIQNDLGKPIPTSGDLTRWAKQGVLLLNATLTVRAHIANSHQTLGWANFTDAAIEALSAHREHVVFMLWGGFARSKKRLIDANRHCIIESVHPSPLSANRGGWFGQHQFSRCNAYLKQQGLDEIDW
- the gpmI gene encoding 2,3-bisphosphoglycerate-independent phosphoglycerate mutase, which gives rise to MAKKALLMILDGWGLGKHGKGDVIYNTPTPYLDYLNAVSSHSQLQASGENVGLPDGQMGNSEVGHLNIGAGRIVYQDLVKINKACENGEILKNKEIINAYSYAQKTGKKLHLMGLTSTGGVHSSLNHLHKLIEIGKEYGLKEVYVHCFMDGRDTDPESGAGFIADIQKTCDKNDAHIASIVGRFYAMDRDKRWERVKEAYDLLVEAKGKQATDMVKAVKESYADGVTDEFIKPINNANVNGTIGEGDVVIFFNYRNDRAKELTYVLTQQDMPDQGMHTIKDLQYYCMTPYDAHFKGVHILFPKENVAMTLGEYLSKQGKKQLHTAETEKYAHVTFFFNGGREEPFEGEDRILVASPKVATYDLKPEMSAFEVKDKLVAAINTAEYDFIVVNFANGDMVGHTGVMNAIAKAVHAVDNCVKEVIEAAKANDYEAIIIADHGNADNALNEDGSPNTAHSLNPVPFIYVTDNNSARVKSGRLADVAPSILHIMGLEQPEEMTGECLIEDK